The following proteins are encoded in a genomic region of Diadema setosum chromosome 10, eeDiaSeto1, whole genome shotgun sequence:
- the LOC140234329 gene encoding uncharacterized protein, which yields METRKGKATSTEEIIQAFGEYIQSPDFLKAIEEAVEKAMNKQMTKFVQRLDLIEQKCTSLKEKSDQHDGCIFDLEASLKAKDAEIKRLTTALDDQATAVNNLKLTMNEAEQYSRLNSLKFHGVKESRLHVEDTDQLIRHLCSDQLDVPITLNDLDRSHRVAPRNDIATSQPSNFVASNKQKDNKEDHP from the coding sequence ATGGAGACCCGCAAAGGGAAAGCCACAAGTACTGAAGAAATCATTCAGGCTTTTGGAGAGTATATCCAGAGTCCTGATTTCCTTAAAGCCATCGAAGAAGCTGTTGAGAAAGccatgaataaacaaatgacaAAGTTTGTCCAGCGCCTTGACCTAATTGAGCAAAAGTGCACCAGTCTCAAGGAGAAGTCCGATCAACATGATGGCTGCATCTTTGACCTGGAAGCATCCCTCAAAGcaaaagatgctgaaataaaacgTCTCACCACCGCTCTTGATGATCAAGCAACAGCTGTCAACAATCTCAAACTGACGATGAATGAAGCAGAGCAATATTCCCGCCTCAACTCCCTGAAGTTCCATGGTGTCAAAGAGAGCAGACTACATGTAGAAGACACAGACCAACTCATCCGCCACCTCTGTTCCGACCAGCTCGATGTGCCCATTACTCTCAATGATCTTGACAGATCGCATCGTGTTGCCCCCCGCAACGACATCGCGACATCCCAGCCGTCAAACTTTGTTGCCAGcaacaaacagaaagacaatAAAGAAGACCATCCGTAG